The genomic interval ACTAGTCCAGAGGTGGAGATGCTAAGGCTGAGCTGCTGTGACCGTCAGACGAGCTCCTCCTTCCTGTCCAGTGATGCTCCTCGTCTGTCgtctccacctcctcctgctgGCGGAGCTCCAGATCGGCTCCAAAGCAGTCCCTACGGTCACCGCCGCTCGTCAGTAGAAGCGCTTGCGGCGGTTCTCGTTCCAGTGGCTGTAGACCACCAGCCCGATGACCAACAGGAAGATGCAGCCCAGCAGGGAGAAGAGCACGGTGAAAAAAATGGCTATCCCACTCATCCCTTCTTCATTCTGGCCCACTGGGAAGGAGAACAGAGACGGTTTCTCAACAGGAGTTAAAACGGTCCAGTGAAACAAACGGATGGGCTTTACGTCTGAGGAGGTCCAGGTTATCCACACTGGGTACGGTtatctcttcctcctcctcgtcctcctcttcctttcgACTCCGTATTACAGTCAGTTGGTAAAGTTTCAGAGAAATGATGTCGTGGTTATCTATCAATGGGATCAGAAAAAAGGATTAGGAGAACATAGGAACAGGGCAGAATGTGTCAATGATTTCAAAGTTTACgcacattttcttaaaacaaagcTTTCTCTAAACCATTTACGAAAGGTCTTATTACAACTtattcatgattaaaacacTGATTTAGGAGTTTTTAGATCACTGACTGTTCTGTAATGTAACTGTGATTCCCTCCTTGTTtccaaacattgactgtataatagaactggacagagcgggtgtgacatcacctgtagaaaatgccaatgaaatgaagccaattcattCGCCGTTTTTCTGCAatacggacgtcgccatgttggagccagatgacagtgattggtccgagtcggtctgagtcacgtttctatggcaactcaTGTCACCAATCACGAGTAATCATACccctgtcaatcaaacttttgagGAGTGGGctagcaggcaccacatgcttttagaGAGGTGtctgattagtcagtttataacttatgAAAGTCAGATTacaaattttttactttttaattaaccatttttttctcttaaacttacgagttattactttaaatcatgtaaatttatgagaaaaaaaatcataaatttagccCATGACTTTTTAAgccataaatatacaactttattcatccaatttaacagttatgacttttttcttgaaaatctacaatatttaaagttgtaataaaaaaaaaataataatgttttgtttgtaaactggccttAATACTCCGTTgtaataacttgaataatttgcgataaagaaaaaaagatcaggaaaaaaaacaggattagcaagaagatgttaagcattcgatcgatctctactttgatctattaagcttataTTGATTCAGATTGATTGATCGATTTTACCAACCCACCCCTAAGCGGTTGGCTTAGAAACGATGagtcagaccaactcggaccaatcacagctaACTGACGTTGTCTGTAAGTAGAGTTGGTGACGTCCGTAttacataaaaatgtggatgactTGACCTAATTAGAGccagaagtaagtcattttctatggacgATGGTCCAAGTTCTCATTTAGAATGAATGGTTTAAACTACGCAGTCGTTTTAGTTTCAACTTACAGGGTTTCAAgctattttattattgtctaattttcttctaagttttgtttagttatgaaaaatgttttcccaAACCGTGTAATTACAGCGGAACAACGGTGAAACCTTCAGGAATAAACCAATGAGTTCTCATgttaaaaccaaactttttttgcctgaaaaagtctaaaaaaattattaaaaaaagattattccTCTAGTTCATCTACTacaatcttgtgtttttaaaatatgaggATCATCAGTATGTTtggcataaaaataaataaaataaaacactaaaattcaCAGATCTGTTCATGTAAATCACCTTTTGTAACCCTAAcacttgtttattttctttggagAGTAGCTCCAGACATCATTGTTACCTCATActtgtttgtaaaaaacaaaacgatttCACATTTCAGGCATTGAGGCCGATCGTAATTCAATTCTGATCAATAAAGAACAATTGAAAAGTGAAATCAACGTCAAAAATTAGCTTCATGTGGATCtaaaacattacattacatttactctaatgcattttttcataaatacacagaaaaaaaacttgcataacAAAATAGTTGAAGCTTTACATAACACAACATTTCCATGTCTCCTGCTTGTTTGGACAAGAGTTTAGTCAAACAGGCTCAGTGACAAAACATCCCCTCCTGTCTTTAGTTTCCTTTTAATGGAGTGcacttattttaatataatctaGTAAAAGCTCATGTTCAAATGTATAATCACTAAATATGAACAGATATTTAGATAAATCAATTTGTCTATGAATCATTCAAACGTAAAAGTCATAATATTTCATTGTTTCAAGAGTTAAAGGGATGAAAAGCTGTTGCCAAATCTGTTTTTAGTCGTTTACCTGAGAGATCTCCGGTGACCGCCGTTGCTCCAAAATAATAACCCTGAGGCAGACGCACCCCGGGGATGTCCAGACAGTCCCTCCACTCGTGCTGGCCGTCGATGTCGATCATCACCTGCTCGGCAGACGCATTCGATTGAGAAGACATTACAGTTTATGTGGCCAGTTGTGCAAAAACCGAAGTCTCACCGTCAGCCTGCGGCGGATGTATCGGATGAAGAGGAAGCTGTCGTGCTTGAGGTTGCGCACCATGGCGTTGCAGCCGCCGAGCTCTGTGGGCCGACCGTCCCGCTCGTGGTCATAGCTGATGCTGCCGTTCCCCACCATGGCCAGAACGAAGGGGAAGATCCTCTTATGGAAAGAGAAGGGAAGGTGGAGATATAAAGattaattacgttttttttccctccacccAGGGGTCAAAATCTTTTCTAGACTAATAATAATCTTAATTCAAACAGATTTGAGAATAGGTTAAtggtacaaaaacataaattaagtgtatttttctatattGTGAAGTGGGATTATGCGGCTCTTGATGAGTTTTGTTCAAAAGTCTCTTCTAGCATTAATAGTTGCAGTTTTCTTCCTTCTGTCATTAAAATAAAGCCAAACTCCATTCtcttcaaaatgtttcatttaagaGCAAAATCTGTAAAGAACTAAAGTCcacttaaaacacaaaaacagttaaGTTAAGTcaattaaggttttaaaaaatgtaacccaattttatgttttttgtgtgtaaattatgataaaattcattatttttaacttctgagatgaaaaatgatttttacatCACTGTATTTAGCTTTAttataaacatttcatttattactcATTTAGCCaaatatgttttagttttgtaaaTTCTCAAAACTCATATTtggattcacatttaaaagaaaaataaaatagattaacCCCgtgatgcctgaatttattgccagccatagaaaaaaaaaaggttctgtttttattaagattattttgGAGCATATTTGCACCAATAcgcatcaaggggttaaatctatgtaaaaatggctttcttttgtattttactttgagCACAGCAACCCTCTACACACACAGCACACCATGCAGCTACGACAGAGTCATGCCATCAGAAAACGGTTCTCCCTCAGGTTGAAGCAGGGTTACCTGAGTGCGCGGCGTGTATCTCTTCTTCTGCGCCTGTCTCCGAATGGTTGCACAAAAGAACACAAATGCATCTTCTTTACACAATTCTGCACTTTTCTGGGGCACGTTTTCCCGGTGTAGCCCTCATACTCATACGCAGTACTGCGGTCTACTGCGACATACCTCGATGTATTTCTCCTCATTGGGATACGTGTCCACAAACACCCCCAAGCCGGTGAAGTTGTCCATATTTCCAAATACAGGCCCTGGAAATATGTGTAAAGTTAGAGTTGAtgacatgaataaaatattaaactaagtccatgtatttttttttcttattaaccTTTCTGCATGCGCTCCTTCGTGAACCATATGGCCAGACCGTCACCATTCAGGTTCTTCTTTCCTTGCCCGTGAATCTTAAAGTGCACCTGCATCTCCCAGTCCTTCAGATTGCATGGCTGCACAAAAAGATGAACAGGGTcactgaaatatatttaaaaaaaataagaatcttCAATCTAAACTACTGGTAGAAAGATTGTAAACCCAGGTTGTGGAGTCTAAAGGAAGTATTAAGTATTTAGATCTTTTGATTTAGTGGGTCATAAAAAGCTTTAGCAAAGCTTAGCAAAGCATACATAGTGATTCTGAGTATTTTTCACTGCTGCCACATACATATTATAATTGTGCATATATTGGGTCACatgtaaatgtgattttaaaatgattaaaaaatatatgatcaatttaaatgacaaaaaaactgtaacttcaCACATTAATACTGAGCTCTGACAGCTGTGATACAGTCTGCTGTCACAGTGCACTCACGATGCGGCTCCACACTGCCCCCTGCCGGCTCTGCATGTCGGGTGTGAGTCGAATATAATCCGTGGTTACCATGGCATCCCCCATCAGTTCCCAGTGGGAGGAGCCTGAAGATCCCACACCTGCAAAAATGGACAAATGATACCCTTGCTTTGACAAAAGATCTCTCAGCACTTTAGACCTGACGTCATTTCAGTTCTACAAAGTCAGCAAATAAATACGCCatggaaaagtgaaaaataaataaataaaatgaccatCAGAGGATTAAAAGACATCTGTCATAGAGGCGTCATATCAGTTTTTCTActtcaagaacaaaaaaataacctttaaaaaaactaaaaatgacagGATAATTTAATacgattttaaaaaaacagcacagatgTGTTAAGACCACCAGATGCATCCTTCTGGAAGCATCTGTACCCCAGCATGCAGCACTGTTCCTGTACGGACCGTGTACCTTGGTAGGGCTTGGAAAGGGAATACTCCCGCTTGAGAAACTCCTCCATTTCGTGGtcatcttcagaaaaacatctgtctattgtaaacaaaagcaacataaacataaaaaacgaTCTAAAAGACATTATATTCCTCCTGTGTAGAAAGCTGGAGTCGCAGCAGGGACGAGTACTCCTGTCAACGGTGGCCATCGTAGTACAAAAATCATTCCGCGATTCACAAAAGGAAAAGAGTGCTCCTGTTGGTGTAACCATTTTTGCTTGGCTTTTtatgattggtcagtttaactGTCAATCATAATAAAGCTTTTTTCTCATTGGACAAAACGGCGTGTTcttaaaattgattattttacaaAGCAAAAATGGTTGAAAACATTCAATGAGggtatatgcatatatataaaCGTAATAGTAAAGTAGCAATATTAGTAGTAGTAACACTGTACTGAATGCGTAATACAACAAACATTCTCCAACACGCAGTGATTTAGTTTAGTATATATGTAGAATATTCCTTGTTAGTTCTGGAAAATATGTAATGCtgaaattgtttatatttttcaacaagaacaccaaaaataaaatgatagaaattaaaatatgtaaTGATCAAACGCGGTCTTTCCATGTCCTGTTCCATTTGAATTCTGGGATGAAGACCACGCCCCCAAACAACCTCTCCGCCCGGAACACTATCAGGGGATGCAGTAAAGAGAAGTATGGATTCCAGTGGAGAGACAGCTAAAGCTGTCGATATTTACCGTGATACATGGGTCCGCTTTCTTGGTAAGTGTAgtttactttgacattttcGTGTGTTTAGCTACAAAGCGGAGTTCCTCTGAACTGTCACGATAATGGTAGCTAGCTAACAAGACGTTAGCTATGAGATTTATAAGTCTCTCATCAATACTTTGTTTAAATTATATGATATATCGAGGCTAACTTGACCTTTAAATGAATTTTCCCTtcaataaataactaaatgttGCTTCCACAGCTTTTTAGTTACACAAGACGTTAAGTTTGTCCTTGTGAGTTTATAGTTGTTGAGCAAGTTGAGGCAGTGACTCACAACTGTAAAGAAATTTCCACTGACAGACTCATTGTCAGAATTAAACTTTCAACGGGACTTTTCTTGCATAATTTAGAATTCATTTAAAGTCCCCGTATTTATCAGAGCCACAAACATTTGAGAGTTTGCAACACGAGTGTGGCTGTGGGCATGCGCATTGTGTCTGATCTGAAGGGCATGCATACAGCAGCAGAGAGGCGCTCGTGCCTCTTGATCTTTATGACTCGCGCGTGGGAACAGTAACCATGTTCTATCATCCAAATCTGTTTATCCCAATAGCAAAATCGTAATCTTTTATCTCCCACCTCTAATCCCATCTTTTGACGATTATCTGCCTTTATTTGGGTTGTTTACATAGAAATGCAGGACATTTGTTTGTAATGT from Oryzias melastigma strain HK-1 linkage group LG12, ASM292280v2, whole genome shotgun sequence carries:
- the lman2la gene encoding lectin, mannose-binding 2-like a isoform X2, with protein sequence MATVDRSTRPCCDSSFLHRRNIMSFRSFFMFMLLLFTIDRCFSEDDHEMEEFLKREYSLSKPYQGVGSSGSSHWELMGDAMVTTDYIRLTPDMQSRQGAVWSRIPCNLKDWEMQVHFKIHGQGKKNLNGDGLAIWFTKERMQKGPVFGNMDNFTGLGVFVDTYPNEEKYIERIFPFVLAMVGNGSISYDHERDGRPTELGGCNAMVRNLKHDSFLFIRYIRRRLTVMIDIDGQHEWRDCLDIPGVRLPQGYYFGATAVTGDLSDNHDIISLKLYQLTVIRSRKEEEDEEEEEITVPSVDNLDLLRLGQNEEGMSGIAIFFTVLFSLLGCIFLLVIGLVVYSHWNENRRKRFY
- the lman2la gene encoding lectin, mannose-binding 2-like a isoform X1, which codes for MATVDRSTRPCCDSSFLHRRNIMSFRSFFMFMLLLFTIDRCFSEDDHEMEEFLKREYSLSKPYQGVGSSGSSHWELMGDAMVTTDYIRLTPDMQSRQGAVWSRIPCNLKDWEMQVHFKIHGQGKKNLNGDGLAIWFTKERMQKGPVFGNMDNFTGLGVFVDTYPNEEKYIEAQKKRYTPRTQRIFPFVLAMVGNGSISYDHERDGRPTELGGCNAMVRNLKHDSFLFIRYIRRRLTVMIDIDGQHEWRDCLDIPGVRLPQGYYFGATAVTGDLSDNHDIISLKLYQLTVIRSRKEEEDEEEEEITVPSVDNLDLLRLGQNEEGMSGIAIFFTVLFSLLGCIFLLVIGLVVYSHWNENRRKRFY